One genomic segment of Sminthopsis crassicaudata isolate SCR6 chromosome 2, ASM4859323v1, whole genome shotgun sequence includes these proteins:
- the ZHX3 gene encoding zinc fingers and homeoboxes protein 3 isoform X2: MASKRKSTTPCMIPVKTVVLQETEADPVEGFNEGTQQELPPETSTVNDAVNNNNNNNGTLSNGHRSTFDGDSYICKYCDFGSQDMNQFMGHMNSEHTDFNKDASFVCIECNFMAKTSEGLSLHNAKCHTGEISFIWNVAKQDNHLTIEQIISDSTSSHDLSGESYEEGIDGQAEIIITKTPIMKIMKGKAEAKKIHTLKENLPNPSVGENLLSQSAGENLLSQSAGETEMKESDHSFTNGSVPVSQATSNSVKTSHVANGPLIGTVPVLPAGIAQFLSIQQQPQVHTQHHHHQPLPTSKSLPKVMIPLSSIPTYNAAMDSNSFLKNSFHKFPYPTKAELCYLTVVTKYPEEQLKIWFTAQRLKQGISWSPEEIEDARKKMFNTVIQSVPQPTITVLNTPLVANAGNVQHLIQAALPGHVVTGQPEGTGGLLVTQPIMANGLQGTSSSLTLAVTSVPKQPAVAPHNTVCSNTASTVKVVNAAQSLLTACPTITSQAFLDSSIYKNKKSHEQLSALKGSFCRNQFPGQGEVEHLTKITGLTTREVRKWFSDRRYHCRNLKGTRSMLPGDSSSMIMDSTPDVTFTLSPKAPDLACVTTATTPGIHHSAKRQSWHQTPDFTPTKYKERAPEQLRALESSFAQNPLPLEEEVDRLRSETKMTRREIDSWFSERRKKKSAEENKKSEEAASQEEEEAEEDCGEEDPADEWRASNENGSSEAAGSDHPRVERKVSPIKINLKNLRVTEANGRNESVGLSTNDHEDEQGLSKPLEQPKNKVNYKKTAQQRHLLRQLFVQTQWPTNQEYDGLVSQSGLPRAEVVRWFGDSRYALKNGQLKWYEDYKHGNFPPGLLVISPSNRELLQDYYKTHKTLYEDDLQGLCDKTQMSSQQVKLWFAEKMGEETRAVSDTCSEDQYSSTGEQAGNHKGTCDTYSEVSENSECWEPSGQEISSEPFDTLSPQAGIQLAD; the protein is encoded by the exons ATGGCCAGCAAACGGAAATCCACCACCCCTTGCATGATACCAGTAAAAACTGTGGTGTTACAGGAAACAGAAGCAGACCCTGTTGAAGGTTTTAACGAAGGAACTCAGCAAGAGTTACCTCCTGAAACTTCTACTGTTAATGATGctgttaacaacaacaacaataataatggaaCACTATCTAATGGGCATAGGAGTACTTTTGATGGTGATTCttacatatgtaaatattgtGATTTTGGGTCTCAAGATATGAATCAATTTATGGGGCATATGAACTCAGAACACACAGACTTTAATAAAGACGCCTCTTTTGTATGtattgaatgcaattttatgGCAAAAACCTCTGAAGGGCTTTCGCTCCACAATGCCAAATGTCATACTGGTGAAATCAGCTTCATTTGGAATGTGGCCAAACAGGATAATCATTTAACTATAGAGCAAATCATCTCTGATAGCACCAGCAGTCATGACCTTTCAGGGGAGTCCTATGAAGAAGGGATAGATGGACAAGCTGAAATTATCATTACTAAAACTCCaattatgaagataatgaaaGGGAAAGCTGAAGCCAAAAAAATTCACACACTGAAGGAGAACTTGCCAAATCCATCTGTTGGAGAGAATTTATTAAGTCAGTCAGCTGGAGAGAACTTACTCAGTCAGTCAGCTGGTGAAACTGAGATGAAAGAGAGTGACCATTCTTTCACCAATGGATCTGTTCCGGTCAGCCAGGCAACCAGCAACTCTGTGAAAACTTCACATGTTGCCAATGGCCCACTAATTGGAACCGTGCCTGTTTTACCTGCTGGCATAGCTCAGTTTCTATCTATTCAACAGCAGCCCCAAGTGCATACACAACACCATCACCACCAGCCACTGCCTACATCTAAGTCACTTCCCAAAGTGATGATTCCATTGAGCAGCATTCCAACATACAATGCAGCCATGGACTCAAATAGCTTCCTGAAAAACTCTTTCCATAAGTTTCCTTACCCAACCAAAGCTGAACTTTGCTACTTGACTGTTGTGACCAAGTACCCTGAAGAACAACTAAAAATTTGGTTTACTGCCCAAAGATTGAAGCAAGGTATCAGTTGGTCCCCTGAGGAGATAGAAGATGCAAGGAAAAAGATGTTTAACACAGTTATCCAGTCAGTACCTCAGCCTACAATCACAGTTTTAAATACTCCTTTGGTTGCCAATGCTGGCAATGTCCAACATCTCATTCAGGCTGCCTTACCCGGTCATGTTGTTACAGGGCAACCAGAAGGTACAGGTGGATTGCTGGTTACTCAGCCAATAATGGCTAATGGGCTACAGGGGACAAGTTCCTCTCTCACCTTAGCAGTTACCTCTGTTCCCAAGCAGCCAGCTGTTGCACCACATAACACTGTTTGCTCAAATACTGCATCCACCGTGAAGGTGGTAAATGCTGCTCAGTCTCTGCTTACTGCATGCCCAACTATAACTTCCCAAGCTTTCCTAGATTCtagcatttacaaaaataaaaaatctcatGAACAGCTATCAGCTTTGAAAGGTAGCTTTTGTAGGAATCAGTTCCCTGGACAAGGTGAAGTAGAGCACTTGACCAAAATTACAGGCCTCACTACAAGGGAGGTTCGAAAATGGTTCAGTGATCGAAGATATCATTGCAGAAATCTGAAAGGTACTCGGAGCATGTTACCCGGAGATAGTAGTTCTATGATTATGGATTCTACACCTGATGTTACCTTCACTCTGTCACCCAAAGCACCTGACTTAGCCTGTGTGACAACAGCAACAACACCAGGAATTCATCACTCAGCCAAACGGCAATCCTGGCATCAGACACCAGATTTCACCCCAACAAAATATAAGGAGAGAGCCCCAGAACAGCTCAGAGCCTTGGAAAGCAGTTTTGCACAAAATCCTCTTCCCCTTGAGGAAGAAGTAGACCGACTGAGAAGTGAGACCAAAATGACCAGAAGAGAAATTGATAGCTGGTTTTCAGAGCGACGGAAAAAAAAGTCtgcagaagagaacaaaaaatcTGAAGAAGCAGCTTctcaggaggaggaagaggctgAAGAAGATTGCGGTGAAGAGGATCCTGCTGATGAGTGGAGGGCTTCAAATGAAAATGGTTCTTCAGAGGCTGCTGGTAGTGACCATCCTCGAGTGGAGCGGAAAGTCAGCCCCATCAAAATCAATCTCAAGAATCTGAGAGTGACAGAGGCCAATGGCAGAAACGAATCAGTAGGACTGAGTACTAATGACCACGAGGATGAGCAGGGTTTGAGCAAACCCCTGGAACAACCCAAGAACAAAGTGAATTATAAAAAGACTGCCCAGCAAAGGCACTTGCTCAGGCAACTATTTGTCCAAACCCAGTGGCCAACAAATCAGGAATACGATGGTCTTGTCTCCCAGTCTGGCCTGCCCAGGGCAGAGGTCGTACGCTGGTTTGGAGACAGCAGATATGCACTTAAAAATGGACAGCTGAAGTGGTATGAGGATTATAAGCATGGTAATTTCCCCCCTGGTCTATTGGTCATCAGTCCAAGCAATAGAGAGCTTCTTCAGGATTATTATAAAACCCACAAAACGCTGTATGAAGATGATCTTCAGGGCCTATGTGACAAAACTCAGATGAGCTCACAACAGGTTAAATTGTGGTTTGCTGAAAAAATGGGTGAGGAAACCCGAGCTGTATCTGACACTTGCAGTGAGGACCAGTATTCCAGCACTGGAGAACAAGCAGGAAATCACAAAGGAACATGTGACACCTATTCAGAAGTGTCTGAGAATAGTGAGTGCTGGGAGCCCAGTGGCCAGGAGATCAGTTCAGAACCTTTTGATACACTGAGCCCTCAAGCTGGAATCCAGCTAG cAGATTGA
- the ZHX3 gene encoding zinc fingers and homeoboxes protein 3 isoform X1: MASKRKSTTPCMIPVKTVVLQETEADPVEGFNEGTQQELPPETSTVNDAVNNNNNNNGTLSNGHRSTFDGDSYICKYCDFGSQDMNQFMGHMNSEHTDFNKDASFVCIECNFMAKTSEGLSLHNAKCHTGEISFIWNVAKQDNHLTIEQIISDSTSSHDLSGESYEEGIDGQAEIIITKTPIMKIMKGKAEAKKIHTLKENLPNPSVGENLLSQSAGENLLSQSAGETEMKESDHSFTNGSVPVSQATSNSVKTSHVANGPLIGTVPVLPAGIAQFLSIQQQPQVHTQHHHHQPLPTSKSLPKVMIPLSSIPTYNAAMDSNSFLKNSFHKFPYPTKAELCYLTVVTKYPEEQLKIWFTAQRLKQGISWSPEEIEDARKKMFNTVIQSVPQPTITVLNTPLVANAGNVQHLIQAALPGHVVTGQPEGTGGLLVTQPIMANGLQGTSSSLTLAVTSVPKQPAVAPHNTVCSNTASTVKVVNAAQSLLTACPTITSQAFLDSSIYKNKKSHEQLSALKGSFCRNQFPGQGEVEHLTKITGLTTREVRKWFSDRRYHCRNLKGTRSMLPGDSSSMIMDSTPDVTFTLSPKAPDLACVTTATTPGIHHSAKRQSWHQTPDFTPTKYKERAPEQLRALESSFAQNPLPLEEEVDRLRSETKMTRREIDSWFSERRKKKSAEENKKSEEAASQEEEEAEEDCGEEDPADEWRASNENGSSEAAGSDHPRVERKVSPIKINLKNLRVTEANGRNESVGLSTNDHEDEQGLSKPLEQPKNKVNYKKTAQQRHLLRQLFVQTQWPTNQEYDGLVSQSGLPRAEVVRWFGDSRYALKNGQLKWYEDYKHGNFPPGLLVISPSNRELLQDYYKTHKTLYEDDLQGLCDKTQMSSQQVKLWFAEKMGEETRAVSDTCSEDQYSSTGEQAGNHKGTCDTYSEVSENSECWEPSGQEISSEPFDTLSPQAGIQLEAD; encoded by the exons ATGGCCAGCAAACGGAAATCCACCACCCCTTGCATGATACCAGTAAAAACTGTGGTGTTACAGGAAACAGAAGCAGACCCTGTTGAAGGTTTTAACGAAGGAACTCAGCAAGAGTTACCTCCTGAAACTTCTACTGTTAATGATGctgttaacaacaacaacaataataatggaaCACTATCTAATGGGCATAGGAGTACTTTTGATGGTGATTCttacatatgtaaatattgtGATTTTGGGTCTCAAGATATGAATCAATTTATGGGGCATATGAACTCAGAACACACAGACTTTAATAAAGACGCCTCTTTTGTATGtattgaatgcaattttatgGCAAAAACCTCTGAAGGGCTTTCGCTCCACAATGCCAAATGTCATACTGGTGAAATCAGCTTCATTTGGAATGTGGCCAAACAGGATAATCATTTAACTATAGAGCAAATCATCTCTGATAGCACCAGCAGTCATGACCTTTCAGGGGAGTCCTATGAAGAAGGGATAGATGGACAAGCTGAAATTATCATTACTAAAACTCCaattatgaagataatgaaaGGGAAAGCTGAAGCCAAAAAAATTCACACACTGAAGGAGAACTTGCCAAATCCATCTGTTGGAGAGAATTTATTAAGTCAGTCAGCTGGAGAGAACTTACTCAGTCAGTCAGCTGGTGAAACTGAGATGAAAGAGAGTGACCATTCTTTCACCAATGGATCTGTTCCGGTCAGCCAGGCAACCAGCAACTCTGTGAAAACTTCACATGTTGCCAATGGCCCACTAATTGGAACCGTGCCTGTTTTACCTGCTGGCATAGCTCAGTTTCTATCTATTCAACAGCAGCCCCAAGTGCATACACAACACCATCACCACCAGCCACTGCCTACATCTAAGTCACTTCCCAAAGTGATGATTCCATTGAGCAGCATTCCAACATACAATGCAGCCATGGACTCAAATAGCTTCCTGAAAAACTCTTTCCATAAGTTTCCTTACCCAACCAAAGCTGAACTTTGCTACTTGACTGTTGTGACCAAGTACCCTGAAGAACAACTAAAAATTTGGTTTACTGCCCAAAGATTGAAGCAAGGTATCAGTTGGTCCCCTGAGGAGATAGAAGATGCAAGGAAAAAGATGTTTAACACAGTTATCCAGTCAGTACCTCAGCCTACAATCACAGTTTTAAATACTCCTTTGGTTGCCAATGCTGGCAATGTCCAACATCTCATTCAGGCTGCCTTACCCGGTCATGTTGTTACAGGGCAACCAGAAGGTACAGGTGGATTGCTGGTTACTCAGCCAATAATGGCTAATGGGCTACAGGGGACAAGTTCCTCTCTCACCTTAGCAGTTACCTCTGTTCCCAAGCAGCCAGCTGTTGCACCACATAACACTGTTTGCTCAAATACTGCATCCACCGTGAAGGTGGTAAATGCTGCTCAGTCTCTGCTTACTGCATGCCCAACTATAACTTCCCAAGCTTTCCTAGATTCtagcatttacaaaaataaaaaatctcatGAACAGCTATCAGCTTTGAAAGGTAGCTTTTGTAGGAATCAGTTCCCTGGACAAGGTGAAGTAGAGCACTTGACCAAAATTACAGGCCTCACTACAAGGGAGGTTCGAAAATGGTTCAGTGATCGAAGATATCATTGCAGAAATCTGAAAGGTACTCGGAGCATGTTACCCGGAGATAGTAGTTCTATGATTATGGATTCTACACCTGATGTTACCTTCACTCTGTCACCCAAAGCACCTGACTTAGCCTGTGTGACAACAGCAACAACACCAGGAATTCATCACTCAGCCAAACGGCAATCCTGGCATCAGACACCAGATTTCACCCCAACAAAATATAAGGAGAGAGCCCCAGAACAGCTCAGAGCCTTGGAAAGCAGTTTTGCACAAAATCCTCTTCCCCTTGAGGAAGAAGTAGACCGACTGAGAAGTGAGACCAAAATGACCAGAAGAGAAATTGATAGCTGGTTTTCAGAGCGACGGAAAAAAAAGTCtgcagaagagaacaaaaaatcTGAAGAAGCAGCTTctcaggaggaggaagaggctgAAGAAGATTGCGGTGAAGAGGATCCTGCTGATGAGTGGAGGGCTTCAAATGAAAATGGTTCTTCAGAGGCTGCTGGTAGTGACCATCCTCGAGTGGAGCGGAAAGTCAGCCCCATCAAAATCAATCTCAAGAATCTGAGAGTGACAGAGGCCAATGGCAGAAACGAATCAGTAGGACTGAGTACTAATGACCACGAGGATGAGCAGGGTTTGAGCAAACCCCTGGAACAACCCAAGAACAAAGTGAATTATAAAAAGACTGCCCAGCAAAGGCACTTGCTCAGGCAACTATTTGTCCAAACCCAGTGGCCAACAAATCAGGAATACGATGGTCTTGTCTCCCAGTCTGGCCTGCCCAGGGCAGAGGTCGTACGCTGGTTTGGAGACAGCAGATATGCACTTAAAAATGGACAGCTGAAGTGGTATGAGGATTATAAGCATGGTAATTTCCCCCCTGGTCTATTGGTCATCAGTCCAAGCAATAGAGAGCTTCTTCAGGATTATTATAAAACCCACAAAACGCTGTATGAAGATGATCTTCAGGGCCTATGTGACAAAACTCAGATGAGCTCACAACAGGTTAAATTGTGGTTTGCTGAAAAAATGGGTGAGGAAACCCGAGCTGTATCTGACACTTGCAGTGAGGACCAGTATTCCAGCACTGGAGAACAAGCAGGAAATCACAAAGGAACATGTGACACCTATTCAGAAGTGTCTGAGAATAGTGAGTGCTGGGAGCCCAGTGGCCAGGAGATCAGTTCAGAACCTTTTGATACACTGAGCCCTCAAGCTGGAATCCAGCTAG aagcAGATTGA